GAACATATGTTTTTTCTATAACATATGTAAGATCGGAGCTCCATCCGTCCGGTGCGAAAAATGCGCTGTACCACGCTCTGAAACCCTGCGCCTATTGAATATGTCCCTAGTGGGCTTGAATCGGAGAGGAGCCAATACAAGCGGAAGGGAGGCGTGTCTTCGCTCTTCCCCAAGACCTCCCAGAGCAGGTTGTTGCGTTTTGGCTCTAAAGCCTGGAGACCTCCGAAGTGCTCGTCAGTTTTCGAAGTAGGAGCCATGGCGACAACAGCTCAGTATATTCCGAGGAATAACTCCTTACCGTCTAACCCGCTCATGCATCCGGATTCGGATAGGATGCACCAGGGGACGACCTACAGAGAGGTGCAGAAAATGATGCACCACGAGTACTTGCAAGGGCTCGCGGCAACCAACACGGGACACCCGATGAGCCTGACGCACCACCAGTGGCTGCCCACCTCCAACACCGACTGGTCCAGCGGCACCCACATCGGACAGCAGGAGCACAAAGCCAGCGTGCAGGCGACCCGGGAGGACCTGAGCAGCGGCTTCCACCACAGATCTCACCTGGTGCACCAGCAGACGCAGAGCGGCCACCATGGCTCGTGGGCGCCGACCACGACCCACCACTTATCCCCGCTGTCCCCATCCAACGGCCACCAGTCACTGGTCTACTCCCAGCCTGGATACACAAATCTCAACGCAATGCTGAGTCCCCAGCCCGGCTCCCTGCACCATGGCATGCGGGACCCGCTCCACGACGATTCGGGCAGCCACGACAACCAGATGGAATCGCCCCAGCAGGCGTTCAGCCACCACCAGGACCACTCGGACGAGGACGCGCCCAGCTCTGACGACCTGGAGCAGTTCGCCAAGCAGTTCAAGCAGCGGCGGATCAAACTGGGCTTTACGCAGGCGGACGTGGGCTTGGCCTTGGGCACCCTGTATGGAAACGTCTTTTCTCAGACCACAATCTGCAGGTTTGAGGCGCTGCAGCTCAGCTTCAAGAACATGTGCAAACTTAAGCCGCTCCTAAACAAGTGGCTGGAGGAGACAGACTCAAACACGGGCAGTCCCACCAATTTGGACAAGATTGCTGCGCAGGGCAGGAAACGAAAGAAGAGGACCTCCATTGAAGTTGGGGTGAAAGGGGCGCTGGAAAATCATTTCTTAAAATGCCCAAAGCCGTCTGCTCATGAAATCAGCACTTTAGCCGGCACTCTGCAGTTGGAAAAAGAGGTTGTCCGTGTTTGGTTTTGcaacagaagacaaaaagagaaaagaatgaCACCAGTGGGGATCCCTCACCCGAATATGGAGGACGTATATTCCCAAGCAGAGACCCCTCCTCTACACCGCACACTACAGAGTCCTGTGCAGTGACTGTTTTCATGAACAATCCCAGCATTTCCGCggggggagagaaaagggaaaggGACTGTGGAGTTTACAGTATTTAAGTTTGGCTTTTGTGTTtcctgagagaaaaagagacatggAAAAGTTGAACAGATGAGTTTTGCCCTTAGTATTCGGAGTTCGTCATGTCCAACAAATAGATGACAGGAGGGaaaatgttaagaaaaaaacaagaaaaaaaagaaaaaaaaattcgCTATTACTGATTCCGTGCGCAtttaaagtgaaacaaagaTCTTTATTTACCAAAATTATATGGAGGAGACATGCATATAAAGTAAATTTGAAATCCCATGGCTGTTTCAAATGGGGAGTAATTAAATGTGGCAACTGAGGCCATCTCCTCCTGGTGTACCATGAACTGCTGGCGCGCACCAGAACGAGGTGGCTGCCTGAAAATGATCGACACTGGAGACGAATCGCCTACACTGAatgaacattttgctttttcaggCTTAAACTGATTAACCAGATTTCTGAATATTAGTGTGTACTTTATTTGTTATATTAAGTGTGATGTTTTGGTTTGGAAATCCTTTAACttcagtgtgtctctctctgcagactgtCTAtgatttctgtcattatttgcTATAGGTACTGTAACCCATCAGAGCAGCCTCttaatttttctgtttactCAGTGGGAGTTGATGgtggagaagtgatggaaaTTATGGCACCCGAAAACACTCATAATTAAGgtcagacacatttcagaaaatgtccAGTGCAACAGGGCGCACAAGTCCTGCGTGCATGCcttaaaatgatatttaaagCTTTGCAGCTGACCACGTCGAAATTTGCAAACAGCACTAGACGCTAAAAGGGCAATTCTAAAAACgcatcttcttttcttttgggGGGTTGGTTGTTTtcaaattattgttttcttttgcatgtAGCACTTATTCTTTCGTTGATATTGTTGCAATTTTCTATTCGTTAGTAACATTGTGAGTGGAGCTAATCTCCATTGGCTTAAACACAATAAATCCCATGTTTACAGGTTCCTGGTTATCACCACAGAGCGCTGTCAGCTCACACTGCTTACTGCCTGTTATCCTGTTGTATTCCAAACATTTCAAGAGAGATTGGTCAAACACGAAATGAAAAGTAATAATAACTCAGGTAACTTCAGTGCCCCATGTCGGAATATCACGCCTGTACATGatttttgttcctctgtgtttttagatgttttaatcTGGTTGCAGCCACACCGTTTTTCCTTTGTCCCATAAATCCATTGTATTATATTAAAACGCTGGATTcggagaaaagaaaataataattccTTTAGGGTAAGCGATGAAGGGACTTCACTTtagatatatttatttttttctgacctGAAAGGAAATCTGAAAATCTCATGCGTTGTGTGTCATTTCTCAATGCTGGACCAGTCCAAAAGCCTACAGCAGTGCTATTCATTACAGATGAGggaaacattttttatttcaagaaagaaaaaaaaagaataataattaaaaaaaaaagattttagagAAAATGTTGCCAGGATTATTTCCGATATGTAAATATGTCCAATATGTAAACTTGTATTTGTTCTGagatattgttttgtttttgtttctttccgGGCAGTTTTGTACACTTACTAATTCCAAGAAGATATTTTAATATGATTTCATTTATGAATCTGaccatttatatatatatatttatttcttaaACGTGTTTGGAGCTTTTTGTTTAGCTCTGTTAATGGTTATGTTGCAGTGGATTTcagtatgtttttctttttgtttactacattGGTTGTATGTTGATTGCTAAATGTAGACTGCAAAGtcacatttatatttatgttaTAGTAATATTTTATTACTTACATAAAACATATATACAAGAAATGGTCTTTTGTCTTCATTAAGATCCAAACCACTCGTCCTTTGTTGCTGTCTATTGTGGCACCACCAGGCAAACGAGATAAACACGATCATAAAGTTTAATGCTGTTCAGTGTGCGGAGCATCGGTCAGCACACCATGTGTTCACTTTAAATAGCAGTGATTCGTTATGTAACAGGGGGTCGTTTAAATCAGAAGCTGTGTACATGTGCTGTTAAAGGGAATAGACAACAGTATTTTACCTCAGGCATTCCCTGCtaagttcacacagtctctgaCGTTGTTCACATCTTTGTGTAATAATCGCAGTATTAAATTGTGCAATATTAATACGGAATTATTGTCTTTTCATTGAGTGGTTTTTATTATTACCATCATTATTAGCAGGAGTCTTCTTATCCAGGTGACTTATTTATTCAGAGCCTAAACAGGCCTTCTTCTATCAAGCCGAAATTCGAGCTGTTTTCCTCACATAAACCATCGACCATCACTTGTCatgttttcagcatttaaaaggCGAATTGTGACGAATCTTTGATCTGAGAAAGAGGCGCCTGCAGGCAAAAATCAGCCTCTTTTccaaagatagagagagaggaaaaacacataaacGAAAACGGCAGGCCCTAAAGTTCAGTAAGAGGAGAGACAGGCCTATATTCACAGGcaacatattttcatgttatGTAGCGCCTGAATCAATATTCAGCTTCTCTGAATCATATATTAAATGTTGTCTTAAAGTTATAGGCCCCTCTGCTTTCCGTTCATCACGGGCCACAGCGGCGGTGCGCACCGTTTCTGCGTTCACATCAGGATACAGTTGGGCTCCATACAGAGATTCATTGCAGGCGCTGATACATTTTCAATCCTTTCCACCACATTCACCATCTTATTTGGAACATTTCAAACCCGCCGTGAAAAGTTTAAGGTGGAAAGATGCgcagcagcagtaaaaatcCACACAGCTGTCAAGCCAAGCTTTGTCAAAGATGCGCAAACTTGCCTACATTTAGGCCATTATTGTAATCATCACGCGAGTTATTTCAGATCGTTACGAGCTGCGCATTTGTATTTTATCAGGCTCATTTCTCTCTGAGTGTGCGCTTGGCAAACACGATGCGCAATACAAAGTTTGAAGGAGCGTTCAGTTTCTCCAGAAAACTCAGTTCAGGTTTTGGAGACAGACATCTCGACTGTTATTCATTTCTGCTCCATTTACACATCCCCGACAGCCTCTGTCCACCAGTATTTTCCATAATTTTTTCAaattctatttttctttttcttttttaagtgtgtgtgcgttatgCTTCCAGATGTATCACGCCTCGAAAAATCTAATAAGCCTGACTATACGTAAGACGCCAAGTTAGCCTGCCGTAGTCGGCCTTTTGTACGGCTGTGGTGCAAGTGGAAAAAAGTGTCCTTCCGTGGCTGAGGTGGTCAAGCTGAGGGAGAAGAGGCTAGCATGAAGGAGCAACCCCGTTGCCAGAGAACAGCGGGTCACaggcgccccctgctggcagaTTATGGGTACAGCAACATCAAACTTCACCTctaagtttgaaaaaaaaaagtcaacgatgaaacaaaaacaacaatattatGTCAAACATGTCATGATAATCATTTTCAACACTATTTTACCTATTTGTGTAAAGCACACAACTCAAACATGCATGACTAGTAACTCTCCCTGCCCCATCACTGTATTCTGTAGAAGTATATAATACAGACTAAGTTGTGTCCCCCCTCCCTCAAATCTCAAGCCAATAAAGAAATCTCATTTGGATTCAGGTGTATGAAACTGATGGAGgtaaaatgttgtttctgtgaACTTATCAGTGCACAAGGCTCGCCCCTGTCCACAATCTGTCACTTCTTCACAGTGGTGAGCCAGGCAGAGAGACATCAGGTCCCATTTTGAAAAGTTTTAAATGTGACTCAGTCAGGGATGAACCATCAAACCCCCTAGTATCTGGACAGCCACTCAATCCTCAGAGGGCCCCTAAGTAACCGTTAGAAATGGATTGAAATGCAATGCAAAACACAGAGGCCTGCAGAGCGAACATAGATGGGGAAACAGAAGGAGTCCACAGTTGACTGGTACCAACTGTTATTTTTTGATGATATGCAATTTTTATTCTGTACCGTATGGAGGGACACAACCTCCATTATGCCgataaatcaataatacatgAGCGGTACTcatcacaaaacagcaaaacccAGCTATTTGACCTACGTATCACCACAGTTCACTCCGTCCTCCTCTCCCCCGCTTCCCCTCTCAGCGGTCTGCTCTCCTACACTGAGTGGGCCCTCGGTAGCACCAGCAGAGGAGCTCCAGCCTCGGCAGTGCCCGGGCGCTCGTGAACACTGATGCCTCCTTCATCAGGGAAGTATCGTCACACACAGGAGATGTGGATTAGTGATGATTAGCAGGGATTATGGCTGGTTAATGGTGGGAAAATACATTAGGAACCATCGGCTCCGGGAGGGGGAGGGGATTTCACTCACGCTAGCGGATTTGCATTGATCCACAGCAAATGAATGAGGATTAGCAGCATCAAGCTATCTGCCAACAGATAAATAACATTAAGCGTATTATACGCCAACGCCTGTTATTAATGACATTACAAACACCACTACAATGCTGGCAATTATGGAAATAATAGGAGCGGCTGAATAATTCACTTGGTTGGGATTCTTGGGATTCCAGATCATCCTCATGTACAGAGATGCGGGGTGATGCTGGAGAGCCAGCTACTGGTAGGAAGACAAGCATTGAAGTTTTGGGTACCGCTTTCTAGGAAGGGATGCTTTAAGGGGTTTATACATCGTTAATGGCTTCATTAATGTTTAATAATAACAGTTACATTCATAACTGCTTTATAGATTAGTAATAAGACATTTGTAAGGACAAGTTTTGGGTTGCCAGGCTGTGAGATGATCATTTGTTTGATGTATGTTCTCCTCCATCCCCCAATTGAAAATGTGACTACTTACActacaaagaagaaaaaacccAGAAGAGCACCGTGGGCCAAAAGCCACCCATTAACAACTCCAGTCTTATTAGAATGAAAGAAGTCTCTATGAGTGTTTCACTCACGACGTACTAACTCAACACATGTCCAAACCCATAACCTGGCAACCCAATAATTGTCCTTATTAATTGGGTAATGCTGATCTATAAAGTATTCAACTAAAGGTTTATTACACaccaataaagacaaaacaacatacCTTATTATCAGTGCTTATTAGCTGGATGTGACAGATGGAAAACTCAAGAAAAAACTTTCTCCTTTAATTTATGCATCATTTTGATGCAGGTAAAGGCAGGTAATGTTAAAGTTCTACTGGATCAATACTGAGACATGGTTGACATGGATTAAATTGTTTAGAGAAGGCGATTACAATATACGTCCGCTGCATAGCCACATATTTTTCTGTAGGTAGAGcgtggaggaggaaaagaagtgCTCATTCCTCCATCTAACCCACATTTTTAACCTGACAGGTGAAAGAGCCTGTAGCTTTCTTACTCTCTATTACTACCTCTTCCTCCAGCCGagttctcctctcctcttcttgccGTTTATGTAATAAATACTCCACTCCCACAGTGAGTGGCAGAGAAAGGGGGGATGGAGATTGGAAAAAGAAcagaataatgcattttttcatCAAAAATTCCTTCTCTTCCCCTACCTCAAGgtttcctcctctgagccacTTGAAAGATGGGCAACAATGCGGCCACACAGTGAACACCTAGTTACCATATGAAACACTCCAGCAGTGAACTGGAGGAGACGGAGACGGGAGAGGAGAAGTCTTGTGTTATTTATGATACTGGGCCTTGTAGCTATATGGGTTCCCCCTTCATGTCTACTCCAAGGTATGGCCCCCATATGCGAAGGGGTTTAAGTGCAGCTTTAGAAAGGTactctcccctcccctctgcaTCCCTTTGCTCCTCACTTGGAGGTTTTGAAGAAGAGAAGTAGCCCGTCTCCCTCTTTCATGGCTTTGAGGGACATTTTATATCGCCTCaggtgtctgtcagtgtgactAACAGTTCTGAGAGTGGAGAACTAATATCTCAGGAACTTGCCTCCAGGCAGCAGCGCATAGATGTTACTGTTGGTGGCATACAATGAGAAGAAAGTCGTACTTTAGAggcattcagcagcagcaattACTAGTGATTCAGTGAGCTGGCTGGTATTAAACAATGGCTGTGACAGGTGATAAGAACACAGTGGAGAAGGCAAGATAAATGCAATCATCTGTACTGCACAAGCTGCCTTCAGTTTGTAGGATGTCTGACAAAAGGTTGCAAATAGCCCAAGGAAACGTATTAGGGATAATACACTAACCAAACAAAGCAGTAATAatcatgattttatttatttatttatttttggtcttttcaggATGACATCTAAAATCACATGGCACAGCTGCTGGGGAGGTCTTTTAAACTACTGCGCAAGGTTGCAAAGTTAATTGTCACCTCTAAAAGGATATGGCATTCCCATGTTAAAGGTTGTCCCCTCTCTTCACCTTCGAGCCTGGCTTTTGTCAACTGTATGGCGTTGCGATGCCTCCTGTTCAATAACAAGGTTCACTGCCGAGAtgaggggaggaaaagaaaagacaaggcCTTGCAGTAGAGAGACACACACCAATGAACAATAGGAAGGCCATCTAATTCTAGGGCATACCAAGATGTTCAGGGCCCTCCTTCATCAAGGAtattcaaaaaagaaagaaaaaacatggctATTCAGAGTTCACAAATGTATaggaacagcagcagacagatcaTCTTTTTGCATGCACTTAGAGGCTCTATGGCTTCTAAGGCTGTGACAATCTAGGAAAGGATAGCATAGAATTCTCACACAGAGATCTTGGCAGCACAAAAGTCAGTGAAGAAGTTCCAGCTCTGCTCTACACTGTGTGTGCGCCGTCCCTGTGATCCAAACCCAAACAAAATTCTTTGCTGCTGTCCTTTACCCATGACTGATCCTTCGTGTTATGCATGCTGGAATGGATATTATACTGTGAACCCCTGTAAATTGGAGCCGGACAATAAACAGATCATCAAAGATGATCCCGCTGCCCCCGACAGTCGGCTTTGCCCTGCGATGCTGAGTTCAAAGGATGGAGATCGGTGGGCAAATGAGTGCTGTTGCTCAGCGCACAGTcaactgaaacaacaacaaagataaggctgatggaaataaataaataaggatggaggagaaaggagaggggggaaaaaataagGCAAgcgatggagggagggggtgttAGACACAGTACAGAGATGAAATGGAGACCTGCCACTGTGCTCAAGGACACCGCGTGCCACTATGTAATTAGAAATGTACACAGATGATTTGGATGCAGCGATATGATTAGGCAAAGCAGTCCCCAGTCTTAGGCCTAATCAGCTCACTTCTGAGAGATACTCCAAGACtgctggtgtgtatgtgtgtgtgtgtgtgtgtgtgtgtgtgtgtgtgtgagagagagagagagagagagtgaaagtgtGTCTGGTAGAAGTAGAGGGGGTGTGAAACACTACTAGGCGTCTCTCCACTCACTACAAGCTCTGGGAGGGCATGTTAGAGAAACTGGCATACGGACCCCCATGCACATAAAGTTAGACATCCAGAGATGGGGAAATATAGGGACGGGTATGAGcagacatttaatttgaatatcCAAACACATGTGCAAGATCTGTTTACGATGAGAATTAGGGCCACTATTGATAGAGCAGGGAGTCATAACTGCCTGTACTGCATGCATTATGAACCCTTGCTCCTGAGCCAGTGTCAAAGACTTGCAATGATGAAAACATGTGGCGAGTGAGAAGAGCAGAGGGTACAGCATACATAGTATAGCAAACATACTGGCATGTTGAAGGGAAACGAATGTAATGAGAGATAGAGGAAGAGACGTTGGCGGGAGCACTCATCATACAGTTTTTCTGAGACGAGCATAGTTAGTGAGTAATAATGTCTTTGACTGGAAGTAGGATTCAAGAATTCCATGAAAGAAAACGTCACTTTCAGGTCAAACTTCAAACCTTTGACGGCACCACATTTTGAGGTCAGCTCAAGAAGAATTGAACAAAAACACCTAAAACCCCCAGCACATATGTGCCCTGGAGCCAGAGGCCGGGACATGCACAAAAGAGGCGATGGTCTACAAAGACCCAAGTAATGAGCAGAGGCCAATTAAAAAGagctgctccctcctcctcatcatccaccacctccctttctcctccccGCTCTatctgtccttctgtctctcctcctccagtggCTTGTTATTGATCACCTTTAACCCCGTCTCTCAGTGGTGTCAAAACTACCATTTAGGATCATCCCCTGGGCTGAGCGTGTGTCGATCGCACCCTGCCCCATAAATCATTACTGGGAGGAGGGCTCGCTTGCCCGAAGCGCAGAGGGAAGGCCTGActttcacagacacattttggCAGAGCCCAACCCCATGCCCCCAGGGGTCAAGGGTCATCGATAGTCCCATGGATTAGCACCCAGACACCCCTGCTAACTCCTGTTTCTCCAGCCAGCCCACCACTATTCCCCCACGGGCCAGCGGTGGCACCCCTTTGATTTTTAAATAAGACAAAAGGTCAGTTGGCGTCCTGACCTGTCTTCGCAGTGATCTCCCTGCCTGTACGTGGCGGTTCTTCTTTATTCATGATGGAGCCTAATTTCTGTCTTGTTCCTGCAAACTGAATGAGGATGAGCAAAGTTTTAGGTAAGATGTAAAGGGAAGTTCACAGAATGATATGGTCGAGAGAGTTTGTCAGTGGCACAAATGGCTACAGGAGGCTATTGTTGTCACTGTCTATCTATTCGGCTATCTGCGTTGGCCTCATACAAACTCCCCTACCTCCTCCTGGGCTGGAGGCGCCTCATCGCCTCAGTACACGGCTGCATATCAGCCAGATGCTGCATCCACCCacagccctcctcctcttctgttcacccctctcttctcctctccatccccccCTGCTTTCCTCTTTAGGCTAATACTCCCTTATAATTATTTCCAATCCACTcgctctgtcttttttcttcaaatcagGCCCTGCATGTCCACCTGCTGCTCTACCTGCAGTGGTCAGACATGGTTAGGTTACCCTCCTCACAGTCTAGGGGCCTGGGAATGAGGGGATGATGGGTCGGGGTGACAGGTCCTTTGTTGGGGTAAAGACTCATGACCCATGGGTAGACAAGAAGGAAGGGGTAGAGCAATCACTGTCCTTAAATCTAGACCTGTCACATCCCACAGAATAATGTGCTGTTGTTGgtcattttctcacttttttgtatttgtagcAATCAGTGATGGATCATAAGCATATCCCATAATCAAATACTGCTTACATACAACTTTAACATATTTGCAATcaagtggggttttttttgttgttgttgttttttttgctagCATATAACATTTATTGTGATTGTTTCCACCATGGCCAGTTAAGACTGCTGCTTGCACATTCATGGACCAGGGATAATAATCTTATATCATAATAGGCAATAATGTTACAATGACAGGGACCATTCTGCATAATAAATTCTtctaatttgatttaatttttaaacACAAGTTAAATTCGGTTTGCAGTATTGGAGTAATTTTTTTTACCTggtggtattgctacttttactttaataaagaATCTAGATATTTCTTCCACATTGTTTGCAGCATATACAACAAGTCAGATCTTTGTTGTAAAGCTTCCACACTCGTCTCAGCTAAAACGTGATTGATGAAGCCACTTAATGTGTGAACTCTCACACCAACGAGCTTTCGTTACTTGCATATACAGATGAAAGGTGATGCAGGGGGTGGATGGTGGTGAAGCAGGGGGTGGATGGTGGTGAAGTGGAGCAGAGGGTATGGATTTGGTACCCATTGTTGGTAGGGCTTCCCGTGTGCCTCTCCACCCATTCCACCCACCCACATCTCCCCTGCGGGACAGCTCTACCAGGGGGTGCAGGACAGGACACTGCGTCATCGAGGGGATTAATTGGTGTGGCACCTCTTTCGTGCACATGGCCAAAGCAATTAAATGGTGGCCCCAGGCCTTCAGTTTGCCATTACTAAACCAGTGACAAAGCATGTGAGTGCTTATGCTGGAGAGATGAAACAAGAAGTTGTTTTGTGAGGTGTGAATACTGCGGAAAAGTACAGATGTGGCCACATCAAAGACATAAGGACGATGAATGAAGGGGATTGAAGGTTTTAACCTTAAATTCTCTAGCATTTGTGCTATGTGCCCATGTTCGCACATGTCTATATGTGTCCATTTCTTTCTGCATGGACATATGAATGTACTATGTGCAGAGTGTAAGCAGGTTCTGGTGGCTTTCTTATCTCTCCCACAGTCTCTCCCACTCCCTGCAGCCGTCAATTAGTGAGCCTGGGTGTGCGAAGGCCTTGTGCTCTTTCACACGAGCCTTtgttgcctctctctctctctctcccactctctctctctctctctttctttctcccccgTGTTTGAAGATTGAGAAAAGACACAAGGCAGGTTACTGTAGCGTCTCTGGGGTGTTGGTTGCTGTCTGCCCCTCTCTGTAAGCCTGCCAGGGCCTGGAGCAGCAGACCACAGTGTCCACAGAGCCTTCAAACACAAGCCTGGCCATCCTCCGTCAGAAAAGGATGGCTGTGTCAGATACACCGTCACCTCTACCGGTGCAAAAAAACGAATAACCCCTGAAATGTGTACGTAATTACGtaagggaaagaggaggagacgcGATGacaaagaaagggagaaaaagtgTAAGGAAAGAAGAAGGtagggaaggaggagaagaaaatgaagcagagtACAGAAGAGGgaacaggaaaggagagaaagggaggatgaGTAGCAGTAGGAGAAAGAATAGATACAGACTAAAGCAAAGGATTAAAGGAAGACAATGAATGAGAGGAGTAAAAAGGAAAGTAGAGAGGGCAAAGAAAAAGTAGATTTGGAGAATTCGGATTAAAAGCTGCCTGATAATTTTTTACATTCCtacttttatctgttttattctaaCTTGACTCAATTTCCTTCATGCTGATCAGGCGAAAAAGCTATTTTTTCCAACATTAAGCTTATATCAGACAGTTGGTGTTGAAAGCAACACTGTAAACAAC
Above is a window of Chelmon rostratus isolate fCheRos1 chromosome 8, fCheRos1.pri, whole genome shotgun sequence DNA encoding:
- the pou3f1 gene encoding POU domain, class 3, transcription factor 1 — translated: MATTAQYIPRNNSLPSNPLMHPDSDRMHQGTTYREVQKMMHHEYLQGLAATNTGHPMSLTHHQWLPTSNTDWSSGTHIGQQEHKASVQATREDLSSGFHHRSHLVHQQTQSGHHGSWAPTTTHHLSPLSPSNGHQSLVYSQPGYTNLNAMLSPQPGSLHHGMRDPLHDDSGSHDNQMESPQQAFSHHQDHSDEDAPSSDDLEQFAKQFKQRRIKLGFTQADVGLALGTLYGNVFSQTTICRFEALQLSFKNMCKLKPLLNKWLEETDSNTGSPTNLDKIAAQGRKRKKRTSIEVGVKGALENHFLKCPKPSAHEISTLAGTLQLEKEVVRVWFCNRRQKEKRMTPVGIPHPNMEDVYSQAETPPLHRTLQSPVQ